In Mycobacterium stomatepiae, the following are encoded in one genomic region:
- a CDS encoding recombinase family protein, whose translation MATATSATGAQLGYARVSTGHQSLDQQVDALTAAGVDADRIYSDKLSGTSTREQRPGLVALLDYARGGDAVVVVGIDRLGRNAAEVMVAIRDLGERGIVLRSLREGIDTSNATGRMVAGVLASLAELELELGRERRSAAREARRARGQSIGRPKALDSEQAALARRLHATGESASTIAKTLNVSRATVYRVVADDGE comes from the coding sequence ATGGCCACCGCAACGTCTGCCACGGGCGCTCAACTCGGATACGCCCGCGTCAGCACTGGACACCAATCCCTCGATCAGCAAGTCGATGCACTCACTGCTGCGGGAGTCGACGCTGACCGCATCTACAGCGACAAGCTGTCGGGAACTTCTACTCGCGAGCAGCGCCCCGGACTAGTGGCATTGCTGGATTATGCGCGTGGGGGTGACGCTGTCGTGGTCGTCGGGATCGACCGCTTGGGCCGCAACGCCGCCGAGGTCATGGTCGCCATCCGCGATCTAGGCGAGCGTGGCATCGTGCTGCGCTCACTGCGCGAAGGCATCGACACGTCGAACGCCACGGGCCGTATGGTGGCCGGCGTTTTGGCGAGTCTGGCTGAGTTGGAGTTGGAGTTGGGCAGGGAGCGTCGCTCGGCAGCGCGTGAGGCGCGGCGCGCACGAGGCCAGTCGATTGGGCGCCCGAAGGCTCTTGACTCGGAGCAAGCTGCCTTGGCGCGCCGCTTGCACGCGACTGGAGAATCGGCCAGCACTATCGCGAAGACGCTAAACGTCAGTCGTGCCACGGTGTACAGGGTCGTCGCCGACGACGGAGAGTAG
- a CDS encoding recombinase family protein produces the protein MRNEGFTYQRICDVLNEEGVPTPAGGPRWWRSHVWRLIHTRSAVELTSASRAAARTSVSQGEGD, from the coding sequence ATGCGCAACGAGGGGTTCACCTATCAGCGTATTTGCGACGTTCTAAATGAAGAGGGAGTTCCGACTCCGGCAGGCGGACCACGTTGGTGGCGTTCCCACGTTTGGCGGCTTATCCATACGCGCAGTGCCGTCGAACTTACGTCCGCATCCCGCGCGGCCGCTCGAACTTCGGTCAGCCAGGGGGAAGGCGATTAG
- a CDS encoding restriction endonuclease has product MPELSMDTISAYLKQATDPANSTYVRGHAYEDVMAHIFAAVPGCDVQRNSLNRFASEEVDISVMNFRDIDGLRAFPEIFLVECKNWREPVDSQTVSTFATKIRHRGCSLGVLVAANGVTGDPYQQTAAYQAAANALVEKTRILLLTTSDLQKLRSGKDVVALLHRRLLDVHAAGTFTLC; this is encoded by the coding sequence GTGCCTGAGCTGAGTATGGACACCATCTCGGCGTACCTGAAACAAGCGACCGATCCGGCGAACTCAACCTATGTGCGTGGGCACGCCTACGAAGATGTGATGGCTCACATTTTTGCGGCAGTGCCTGGGTGCGACGTCCAACGAAATAGCCTGAACCGCTTTGCCTCTGAAGAGGTTGATATTTCGGTCATGAACTTCCGAGACATCGACGGCTTACGCGCATTCCCAGAGATATTCCTGGTCGAGTGCAAGAACTGGCGCGAGCCTGTCGATTCACAAACCGTGAGCACCTTCGCTACCAAGATCCGGCATCGCGGCTGTAGCCTCGGGGTCCTAGTCGCAGCGAACGGCGTCACCGGCGATCCATACCAGCAAACTGCTGCCTACCAAGCGGCTGCAAATGCTTTGGTTGAGAAAACCAGAATTCTGTTGCTGACCACCAGCGATCTGCAGAAACTTCGATCCGGCAAAGACGTTGTGGCCCTGCTGCATCGGCGTCTTCTTGATGTCCACGCGGCAGGAACCTTCACGCTCTGCTGA
- a CDS encoding AAA family ATPase, translating to MSGNDIGNTTAVANEAILSKLAPLDWMRPPSTTTQRLIPEIINAGEIVSVVGQGGTGKSLLMLDIAMALASGQPVLGHPSVDPISVLYIDMENPVGEIFARRTSLGYHDHPLEKLSYYHMQDLPALDTAPGGRAMEALVKRDMPELVIFDTVSKVVAGEESKADTWQDLYKHSIILMRQANCAAVILDHQGHDTSKGARGSSAKRDNVDVQWIQTLSGNLITLKRDKCRTLHHTEVLKIRRGGTPLRHLIEDDPVKACVDFLDSVGFTGGRQAALEVIAAQNRYWPRNTVEAALRQRKAAEAGTARNAA from the coding sequence ATGAGCGGGAACGATATTGGCAATACGACCGCGGTCGCTAACGAAGCCATCTTAAGCAAGCTAGCTCCGTTGGACTGGATGCGCCCACCAAGCACCACCACGCAGAGGCTCATTCCGGAAATCATCAACGCCGGTGAAATCGTCTCGGTGGTTGGGCAAGGCGGGACGGGCAAGTCCCTGCTCATGCTGGACATCGCGATGGCGCTGGCCTCAGGGCAACCCGTGCTGGGGCATCCCTCCGTCGACCCAATATCGGTTCTGTACATCGACATGGAGAACCCGGTCGGCGAGATCTTCGCGCGCCGCACCAGCCTCGGCTACCACGACCACCCCTTGGAGAAGCTGAGCTACTACCACATGCAGGACCTACCGGCGTTGGACACGGCGCCGGGAGGACGGGCCATGGAGGCGTTAGTCAAAAGAGACATGCCAGAGCTCGTCATCTTCGACACCGTCTCGAAAGTCGTCGCGGGCGAAGAGTCGAAGGCTGATACATGGCAAGATCTATATAAGCATTCGATAATCCTAATGCGCCAAGCCAACTGTGCCGCAGTCATTTTGGACCATCAGGGTCACGACACAAGCAAGGGCGCGCGAGGTTCGTCCGCGAAGCGCGATAACGTCGATGTGCAATGGATCCAAACGCTCAGCGGCAACCTGATCACCCTGAAACGTGACAAGTGCCGAACGCTCCACCACACCGAGGTGCTAAAGATCCGTCGAGGCGGCACACCGCTACGGCACCTCATCGAGGATGACCCCGTTAAGGCATGCGTCGACTTCCTAGATAGCGTCGGATTTACAGGTGGTCGACAGGCCGCGTTGGAAGTGATCGCAGCCCAGAACAGGTATTGGCCGCGAAACACCGTTGAAGCCGCTTTGCGGCAGCGCAAGGCTGCGGAGGCCGGAACTGCCCGAAATGCCGCGTAA
- a CDS encoding helix-turn-helix transcriptional regulator, with protein sequence MNDQADNELLGISDAAKLSGHSVTTYRWYRANGIGPKSWKCGRYVRYWRSDVHTWMAAQEATTAKGGVR encoded by the coding sequence GTGAACGATCAAGCGGACAACGAGTTACTCGGCATCAGCGACGCTGCCAAACTCAGCGGACACAGCGTGACCACATACCGCTGGTACCGCGCCAACGGCATCGGGCCAAAAAGCTGGAAATGCGGTCGCTACGTTAGGTATTGGCGTTCAGACGTTCATACGTGGATGGCCGCACAGGAGGCCACGACAGCCAAAGGCGGTGTACGGTGA
- a CDS encoding tyrosine-type recombinase/integrase has translation MDKRNPRQGVENLWISRSGQRTKLYGKGKQYRARYVDSNGEESTRRFKYKADATEWLKQITRTGVDIAPPVAGKWTVAQQFSLWIRKADIAETTRATRQHTWRARVADKWGDLEVTKVLPPDIKAWVADLVDAGTGVPTIENTLGVLRMVLKDAVDDGRLMRNPCEGINAPKRQHKTRAYLDHQQVDRLATAAGMDHGLVIRLLAYTGLRWGELAALTVASVDMLRRRLQITQAVAEADGRLDWKAPKDHEQRSVPFPIFLAVEIGERMVGKGREDLLFSASNGGPLRVSHWRPRVFNAARDSLKDFPNVTPNDLRHTAASLAVSAGGNVLALARMLGHEDPSLTLRTYADLFDSDLDALADVLDQHRTAALKPSTTNGSNETDGENVPGTLQQTA, from the coding sequence ATGGACAAACGGAATCCTCGTCAGGGCGTTGAGAACCTGTGGATCAGCAGATCTGGTCAGCGGACCAAGCTCTATGGCAAGGGCAAGCAGTATCGGGCACGCTACGTCGATAGCAACGGCGAAGAGAGCACTCGGCGGTTCAAGTACAAGGCCGATGCCACCGAGTGGCTCAAGCAGATCACTCGGACGGGTGTCGACATCGCGCCACCTGTGGCGGGGAAATGGACTGTAGCGCAGCAGTTCTCGCTGTGGATTCGTAAGGCGGATATCGCGGAGACGACCAGGGCCACACGCCAGCACACGTGGCGGGCGCGCGTCGCCGACAAATGGGGCGACTTGGAAGTGACGAAGGTTCTGCCACCGGACATCAAAGCCTGGGTGGCTGACTTGGTCGACGCAGGGACGGGCGTGCCGACCATCGAGAACACGCTCGGTGTCTTGCGGATGGTGCTGAAGGATGCGGTGGACGACGGGCGACTGATGCGTAACCCCTGCGAAGGGATCAACGCCCCCAAGAGGCAACACAAAACAAGGGCCTACCTCGACCACCAGCAAGTTGACCGCCTCGCTACCGCTGCCGGAATGGACCACGGACTGGTCATCCGGCTCCTGGCGTATACCGGACTGCGATGGGGCGAATTGGCGGCACTAACGGTCGCGTCGGTGGACATGCTTCGCCGCCGCTTGCAGATCACCCAAGCGGTAGCCGAGGCTGACGGCCGACTGGACTGGAAAGCTCCGAAGGATCACGAGCAACGCTCAGTGCCCTTCCCCATCTTCCTGGCGGTCGAAATCGGCGAGCGAATGGTGGGCAAGGGACGAGAGGATCTGCTCTTCTCGGCATCGAATGGAGGTCCGCTCCGGGTGTCCCATTGGAGGCCCCGCGTGTTCAACGCCGCGCGTGACTCGCTGAAGGACTTCCCGAACGTGACACCAAACGACCTAAGGCATACGGCGGCAAGCTTGGCGGTATCCGCAGGGGGCAATGTGTTGGCGTTGGCGCGAATGCTGGGGCACGAAGATCCAAGCCTCACTCTGCGGACGTACGCCGACCTATTCGATTCGGATCTCGACGCGCTGGCTGATGTGCTGGACCAGCACCGCACGGCGGCCCTCAAACCATCAACTACCAACGGCAGCAATGAAACTGATGGGGAAAACGTACCGGGTACGCTGCAGCAAACTGCCTAA
- the cds1 gene encoding L-cysteine desulfhydrase Cds1 has translation MNDRTQIAVRSLSRSWTDNAVRLIEADARRSADTHLLRYPLPSAWSTDVDIALYLKDESTHITGSLKHRLARSLFLYALCNGWIGEGTTVVEASSGSTAISEAYFASLLGLPFVAVMTEGTSASKVELIESQGGRCHFVQSSSEVYAEAQRVAQQTGGHYMDQFTNAERATDWRGNNNIAESIFAQMRDEKHPIPQWIVVGAGTGGTSATIGRYIRYRRHATRLCVVDPENSAFFPAYAGQRYDLVMPASSRIEGIGRPRVEPSFLPDVVDRMVAVPDAASIAASRHVSTVLGRRVGPSTGTNLWGAFGLLAEMVAAGRSGSVVTLIADSGERYADTYFSDEWVAAQGLDLVGPAAALVEFERNSSWS, from the coding sequence TTGAACGATCGGACCCAGATCGCGGTCCGCAGCCTGTCCCGAAGCTGGACGGACAATGCGGTCCGGCTGATCGAGGCCGATGCCCGTCGCAGCGCCGACACTCACCTGCTGCGCTACCCGCTGCCGTCGGCCTGGTCCACCGACGTCGATATAGCGCTGTACCTCAAGGACGAGTCGACGCATATCACCGGCAGCCTCAAACACCGGCTGGCGCGCTCGCTGTTTCTGTATGCGCTGTGCAATGGCTGGATCGGCGAGGGCACTACGGTGGTCGAGGCGTCGTCCGGTTCGACGGCGATCTCCGAGGCGTACTTCGCGTCCCTGCTGGGGCTGCCGTTCGTCGCGGTGATGACGGAGGGCACCAGCGCATCTAAGGTCGAATTGATCGAATCACAAGGCGGGCGTTGCCATTTCGTGCAGAGCTCCAGCGAGGTGTATGCCGAGGCGCAGCGCGTCGCGCAGCAGACCGGCGGCCACTACATGGACCAGTTCACGAACGCCGAGCGGGCCACCGACTGGCGCGGCAATAACAACATCGCCGAGTCGATTTTCGCGCAGATGCGCGACGAGAAGCACCCGATCCCACAGTGGATCGTCGTCGGCGCAGGCACCGGCGGAACCAGCGCGACGATCGGCCGCTACATCCGGTACCGGCGGCACGCCACCCGGCTCTGTGTCGTCGACCCGGAGAACTCCGCGTTCTTTCCCGCCTATGCCGGACAGCGCTACGACCTGGTGATGCCCGCGTCGTCCCGCATCGAGGGGATCGGGCGACCGCGGGTCGAGCCGTCGTTTCTGCCCGACGTGGTCGACCGCATGGTCGCGGTGCCCGACGCGGCGTCGATCGCCGCGTCCCGCCACGTCAGCACCGTGCTGGGACGGCGGGTGGGGCCGTCGACGGGAACCAACCTGTGGGGCGCCTTCGGCCTGCTGGCCGAGATGGTCGCCGCGGGCCGCAGCGGCTCGGTGGTCACACTGATCGCCGACAGCGGCGAACGCTACGCCGACACGTATTTCAGCGACGAATGGGTTGCCGCGCAGGGGCTCGATCTCGTCGGCCCGGCCGCGGCGCTGGTCGAATTCGAGCGCAACAGCAGCTGGAGCTAG
- a CDS encoding metallophosphoesterase — translation MADVLPALIRTGALAIGSTVAGIGYAAVVERNAFVLREITMPVLSPGSTPLRVLHISDLHMLPNQRRKQAWLRELSGWEPDLVVNTGDNLAHPKAVPAVVQALGDLLSRPGVFVFGSNDYFGPRLKNPLNYVTSPSHRAKGEPLPWQDLRAAFTERGWLDLTHTRREFEVAGLHVAAAGVDDPHINRDRYETIAGPASPAANLRLGLVHSSEPRVLDRFAADGYQLVMAGHTHGGQLCLPFYGAVVTNCGLDRTRAKGPSRWGANMQLHVSAGLGTSPFAPVRFCCRPEATLLTLIAAPMGGRDSSSNLGRSQPAASLR, via the coding sequence ATGGCTGATGTCTTGCCCGCTCTGATCCGCACCGGCGCTCTGGCGATCGGTTCGACCGTCGCCGGCATCGGTTACGCCGCGGTCGTCGAGCGCAACGCCTTCGTGCTACGCGAGATAACGATGCCCGTCTTGTCGCCGGGTTCCACGCCGCTACGCGTGCTGCATATCAGCGATCTGCACATGCTGCCCAACCAGCGCCGCAAGCAGGCTTGGCTGCGTGAGCTGTCCGGCTGGGAGCCCGACCTGGTCGTCAACACCGGCGACAACCTGGCCCACCCCAAAGCGGTCCCGGCGGTCGTCCAAGCTCTGGGAGATCTGTTGTCGCGCCCGGGGGTCTTCGTCTTCGGCAGCAACGACTACTTCGGGCCGCGCCTGAAGAACCCGCTGAACTACGTGACCAGCCCGTCACACCGGGCCAAGGGTGAACCGCTGCCCTGGCAAGATCTGCGGGCGGCGTTCACCGAGCGTGGCTGGCTTGACCTCACCCACACTCGCCGCGAGTTCGAGGTCGCGGGCCTGCACGTGGCCGCGGCCGGCGTGGACGACCCACACATCAACCGCGACCGTTACGAGACGATCGCCGGCCCGGCCAGCCCGGCCGCGAATCTGCGGCTCGGACTGGTCCACTCCTCCGAGCCGCGGGTGCTCGATCGCTTCGCCGCCGACGGATACCAGCTGGTGATGGCCGGGCACACGCACGGCGGGCAACTGTGCCTGCCGTTCTACGGCGCGGTGGTAACCAACTGCGGCCTGGACCGAACCCGGGCCAAGGGGCCGTCTCGCTGGGGCGCCAACATGCAGCTGCACGTCTCGGCGGGCCTGGGCACCTCACCGTTCGCGCCGGTGCGATTCTGCTGCCGGCCCGAAGCGACCCTGCTGACGTTGATCGCCGCCCCGATGGGTGGGCGGGACTCCAGCAGCAACCTGGGCCGCTCGCAGCCCGCGGCATCGCTGCGTTGA
- the ponA2 gene encoding transglycosylase/D,D-transpeptidase PonA2, whose translation MSDRPPAALTILKLAGCCLLAGVVATALMFPMAGGLGLMSNRASEVVANGSAQLLEGQVPAVSTMVDAKGNTIAWLYEQRRFEFPTDKIANTMKLAIVSIEDKRFAEHNGVDWKGTLTGLAGYASGDVDTRGGSTIEQQYIKNYQLLVTAKTDAEKRAAVETTPARKLREIRMALTLDKTFTKPEILTRYLNLVSFGNGSFGVQDAAQTYFGINASDLNWQQAALLAGMVQSTSTLNPYINPDGALARRNLVLDTMIDNLPQEADALRAAKATPLGILPQPNELPRGCIAAGDRAFFCDYVQEYLSRAGISKEQVARGGYLIRTTLDPDVQNPVKAAIDRFASPTLPGISSVMSVIRPGKDSHKVMAMASNRTYGLDVDAGQTMRPQPFSLVGDGAGSVFKIFTTAAALDMGMGINANLDVPPRFQSKGLGSGGAKGCPKDTWCVVNAGNYRGSMNVTEALATSPNTAFAKLISQVGVTRTVDMAVKLGLRSYADPGTARDYNPDSNESLADFVKRQNIGSFTLGPIEVNALELSNVAATLASGGVWCPPNPIDKLIDRNGNEVAVTTQTCDQVVPEGLANTLANAMSKDATGGGTASGSAGAAGWDLPVSGKTGTTEAHRSSGFVGFTSRYAAANYIYDDSTSPTDLCSSPLRHCSDGDLYGGNEPARTWFTAMKPIALSFGDIKLPPTDPRYVEGSPGSRVPSVAGMDVDAARSRLKEAGFQVADQPNSVNSTAKLGEVVGTSPSGNTIPGSVVTIQISNGIPPPPPTPPEGVPLPVGSQVIEIPGLPPITIPLLAPPPPPGQPPP comes from the coding sequence ATGTCAGACCGCCCTCCGGCAGCTCTCACGATTCTTAAGCTTGCTGGCTGCTGTCTGCTGGCGGGTGTGGTCGCCACGGCGCTGATGTTCCCTATGGCCGGCGGGTTAGGACTGATGTCCAACCGGGCCTCCGAAGTGGTTGCCAACGGCTCCGCCCAACTTCTCGAGGGACAGGTGCCGGCCGTCTCGACGATGGTCGACGCGAAGGGCAACACCATCGCGTGGCTCTACGAGCAGCGGCGGTTCGAGTTTCCCACGGACAAGATCGCCAACACGATGAAGCTGGCGATCGTCTCGATCGAGGACAAGCGCTTCGCCGAGCACAACGGTGTGGACTGGAAGGGCACCCTGACCGGGCTGGCGGGCTACGCGTCCGGTGACGTGGACACCCGGGGCGGTTCGACGATCGAGCAGCAGTACATAAAGAACTACCAACTTTTAGTGACCGCGAAGACCGACGCGGAAAAGCGCGCGGCCGTCGAAACCACCCCGGCGCGCAAGCTGCGCGAGATCCGGATGGCGCTGACGCTCGACAAGACATTCACCAAGCCGGAGATCCTGACTCGCTACCTCAATCTCGTTTCCTTTGGTAACGGCTCGTTCGGGGTGCAGGACGCGGCGCAGACTTACTTCGGTATCAATGCGTCCGACCTGAACTGGCAGCAGGCGGCCCTGCTGGCGGGCATGGTGCAGTCGACCAGCACGCTCAACCCCTACATCAACCCCGACGGTGCGCTGGCCCGGCGAAACCTCGTCCTCGACACAATGATCGACAACCTGCCGCAGGAGGCCGACGCGCTGCGCGCCGCTAAGGCGACGCCGCTGGGGATACTGCCGCAGCCCAACGAGCTACCGCGCGGCTGCATCGCCGCCGGCGACCGCGCCTTCTTCTGTGACTACGTGCAGGAGTACCTCTCCCGCGCCGGTATCAGCAAGGAACAGGTGGCCAGGGGCGGCTACCTGATCCGCACCACGCTGGACCCGGACGTACAGAACCCGGTCAAGGCCGCCATCGACAGGTTCGCCAGCCCGACCCTGCCCGGAATCTCGAGTGTGATGAGCGTGATCCGACCGGGCAAGGATTCGCACAAGGTGATGGCCATGGCCAGCAACCGCACCTATGGACTCGACGTCGATGCCGGCCAGACCATGCGGCCGCAACCGTTCTCGCTCGTCGGCGACGGTGCGGGTTCGGTGTTCAAGATCTTCACCACCGCCGCCGCGTTGGACATGGGCATGGGCATCAACGCCAACCTCGACGTGCCGCCGCGGTTCCAGTCCAAGGGCCTAGGTAGCGGTGGCGCCAAAGGCTGCCCAAAGGACACCTGGTGCGTCGTCAACGCGGGTAATTACCGCGGGTCGATGAACGTGACCGAGGCGTTGGCCACTTCACCCAATACCGCGTTCGCCAAGCTGATCTCACAGGTCGGGGTGACGCGCACGGTGGACATGGCGGTCAAGCTCGGGCTGCGGTCCTACGCCGATCCCGGCACCGCCCGCGACTACAACCCCGACAGCAACGAGAGCCTGGCCGACTTCGTCAAGCGGCAGAACATCGGGTCGTTCACGCTGGGCCCGATCGAGGTGAACGCGCTGGAGCTGTCGAACGTCGCCGCGACGCTGGCCTCCGGCGGCGTGTGGTGCCCGCCGAACCCGATCGACAAGCTGATCGACCGCAACGGCAATGAAGTCGCGGTGACCACCCAGACCTGCGACCAGGTGGTGCCCGAAGGACTGGCCAACACCCTGGCCAACGCGATGAGCAAGGACGCGACGGGTGGCGGGACCGCGTCCGGTTCGGCCGGCGCAGCGGGGTGGGACCTGCCGGTGTCCGGTAAGACCGGCACCACCGAGGCCCACCGCTCCTCCGGGTTCGTCGGATTCACCAGTCGCTACGCGGCCGCGAACTACATCTATGACGACTCCACCTCGCCGACGGACCTGTGTTCGTCGCCGCTGCGCCATTGCAGCGACGGCGACCTGTACGGCGGTAACGAGCCGGCACGAACCTGGTTCACCGCCATGAAACCGATCGCCCTGAGCTTCGGCGACATCAAGTTGCCGCCCACGGATCCGCGCTACGTGGAGGGTTCACCCGGCTCACGGGTGCCCAGTGTGGCGGGCATGGATGTGGACGCCGCGCGCTCGCGCCTCAAGGAGGCCGGCTTCCAGGTCGCCGACCAGCCCAATTCGGTCAACAGCACGGCGAAGTTGGGCGAGGTGGTCGGAACGTCGCCCTCCGGCAACACGATTCCCGGCTCGGTCGTCACCATTCAGATCAGTAACGGCATCCCGCCGCCACCGCCGACGCCGCCGGAGGGTGTGCCGCTGCCGGTCGGTTCGCAGGTGATTGAAATCCCCGGGCTGCCGCCAATCACCATTCCGCTGCTGGCACCGCCGCCGCCGCCCGGACAGCCGCCTCCGTAG
- a CDS encoding WhiB family transcriptional regulator — MSGTRPAARRTNIAAAQGVLRSVDAEERIAWVSQALCRTTDPDELFVRGAAQRKAAVICRHCPVMQECGADALDNKVEFGVWGGMTERQRRALLKQHPEVVSWSDFFDKRRNRGVS; from the coding sequence GTGTCAGGAACACGACCGGCGGCACGCCGTACCAACATTGCAGCGGCACAGGGGGTGCTGCGCAGTGTGGATGCTGAAGAACGAATTGCCTGGGTGTCCCAAGCGCTATGCCGGACCACTGACCCCGATGAACTCTTTGTTCGGGGCGCTGCCCAGCGTAAGGCGGCGGTGATTTGTCGCCACTGCCCCGTGATGCAGGAGTGCGGAGCCGACGCGCTGGACAATAAGGTGGAGTTCGGTGTCTGGGGCGGAATGACCGAGCGCCAGCGCCGGGCACTGCTCAAGCAGCACCCCGAGGTTGTCTCGTGGTCCGATTTCTTCGACAAGCGGCGGAATCGCGGCGTCAGCTGA
- a CDS encoding ArsA family ATPase: protein MSITPKTLDMAAILADRANRVVVCCGAGGVGKTTTAAAMALRAAEYGRTVCVLTIDPAKRLAQALGVNDLGNTPQRVPLAPEVSGELHAMMLDMRRTFDEMVIQYSGDVRAQAILDNQFYQTVATSLAGTQEYMAMEKLGQLLSEDRWDLVVVDTPPSRNALDFLDAPKRLGSFMDSRLWRLLLAPGRGIGKLVTGAMGLAMKALSTVLGSQMLGDAAAFVQSLDATFGGFREKADRTYALLKRRGTQFVVVSAAEPDALREASFFVDRLSQESMPLAGLILNRTHPPLCSLPVERAIDGIESLKSDADTDAASLATAVLEIHADRGQTAKREIRLLSRFTGANPNVPVVGVPSLPFDVSDLEALRALADQITAVGEARAADR, encoded by the coding sequence ATGAGTATCACACCGAAAACCCTTGATATGGCCGCAATCCTGGCCGATCGCGCGAACCGAGTCGTGGTGTGCTGCGGCGCCGGCGGTGTGGGCAAGACGACAACCGCGGCGGCGATGGCATTACGCGCGGCCGAATATGGCCGCACCGTATGTGTTTTGACAATCGACCCGGCCAAACGGCTGGCACAGGCACTGGGAGTCAACGACCTCGGCAATACGCCGCAGCGGGTGCCACTGGCGCCCGAGGTCTCCGGTGAGCTGCACGCGATGATGCTCGATATGCGCCGAACGTTCGACGAGATGGTGATCCAGTACTCCGGAGACGTTCGGGCGCAAGCGATTCTGGACAACCAGTTCTACCAGACGGTCGCCACGTCGCTGGCCGGCACGCAGGAATACATGGCGATGGAGAAGCTTGGCCAGCTGCTGAGCGAGGACCGCTGGGACCTGGTTGTGGTGGACACTCCGCCGTCACGCAACGCGCTGGACTTCCTGGACGCACCGAAACGCCTGGGCAGCTTCATGGATAGCCGATTGTGGCGGTTGCTGCTCGCGCCAGGCCGAGGAATCGGCAAATTAGTCACGGGTGCAATGGGTTTGGCGATGAAGGCGCTCTCGACCGTGCTCGGCTCGCAGATGCTGGGCGACGCCGCGGCCTTCGTACAATCACTGGATGCCACATTCGGCGGCTTCCGGGAGAAGGCGGACCGCACCTACGCGCTGCTGAAAAGACGTGGCACGCAGTTCGTGGTGGTGTCGGCGGCCGAGCCCGATGCACTGCGCGAGGCGTCCTTCTTCGTCGACCGGCTTTCGCAGGAGAGCATGCCGCTGGCGGGGCTGATCTTGAACCGCACGCATCCCCCGCTGTGCTCGCTACCAGTGGAACGGGCGATCGACGGGATCGAGTCGCTGAAGTCCGACGCAGACACCGATGCCGCCTCGCTGGCGACGGCCGTGCTCGAGATTCACGCCGACCGGGGCCAGACCGCCAAGCGTGAGATCAGGCTGCTGTCGCGATTCACCGGGGCCAACCCGAACGTCCCGGTGGTGGGGGTTCCGTCGCTGCCGTTCGACGTATCGGACCTGGAAGCATTGCGCGCGCTGGCCGATCAGATCACCGCCGTCGGTGAAGCCCGCGCTGCGGACCGTTGA